A region from the Lolium perenne isolate Kyuss_39 chromosome 4, Kyuss_2.0, whole genome shotgun sequence genome encodes:
- the LOC127349102 gene encoding uncharacterized protein, with protein sequence MTQGGNDLASVEQLVLDLCDPLLRENALVELSKKREMFQDILAPLLWHSFGTIASLLQEIVSIYDALSTLTLSPGASNRVCNVLALFQCVASHPETRTLFLNANIPCYLYPFLNTESKTRPFEYLRLTSLGVIGALVKVDDSKVISFLLETEIVPRCLRCMEVGSELSKTVATFIVQKILLDNLGLCYICAKPERLFAVGSLLVYMVLSHPVQPSAPARLLKHIIRCFHRLSDNPSACVTLQALLPDVLKDGTVDSFFVEDPSTRRCLQQLLHKVTVGTVGGAPRPGLDHMSSRI encoded by the exons ATGACGCAGGGAGGCAATGACCTGGCGTCGGTAGAGCAGCTGGTGCTCGACCTCTGCGACCCCTTGCTGCGCGAGAATGCCCTCGTCGAGCTCTCTAAG AAAAGAGAGATGTTTCAAGATATCTTGGCCCCGCTGTTATGGCACTCGTTTGGTACAATTGCTTCTCTACTACAG GAAATCGTGTCTATCTATGACGCACTTTCAACCCTAACTTTATCGCCAGGTGCATCAAACCGAGTCTGCAACGTACTTGCACTTTTTCAG TGTGTTGCATCGCACCCGGAGACGAGGACGTTGTTCTTAAATG CTAACATTCCATGCTACTTATACCCCTTCTTGAATACCGAGAGCAAAACAAGACCCTTTGAGTACTTGCGGCTTACTAGCTTGGGTGTTATCGGTGCTCTTGTTAAG GTCGATGATAGTAAAGTTATCAGTTTTCTGCTGGAAACTGAAATAGTTCCTCGATGCTTGCGTTGCATGGAGGTGGGCAGTGAACTTTCAAAAACT GTGGCCACCTTCATTGTCCAAAAGATTCTGCTTGACAATCTTGGACTGTGTTACATATGTGCAAAACCCGAGCGCTTGTTTGCTGTGGGCAGTCTTTTAGTATACATGGTACTTTCACACCCTGTTCAACCCTCTGCTCCCGCAAGGTTGCTCAAGCACATAATTCGGTGTTTCCACAGGTTATCTGACAATCCCAG CGCTTGTGTGACGTTGCAAGCACTCCTCCCTGACGTTCTGAAAGATGGAACGGTCGACAGCTTTTTTGTG GAAGATCCTTCAACAAGGCGCTGCCTCCAGCAACTGCTACATAAAGTTACAGTCGGAACCGTGGGAGGAGCTCCTCGGCCAGGCCTAGATCACATGAGTAGTAGGATATAA
- the LOC127347871 gene encoding F-box protein KIB4-like, whose protein sequence is MEACSLPRDILIDIFATFEIPDLVRAGSVCSSWRSVYTTLRKLGKYKQSQTPCLLYTSESAGENVAGLYSLAENKSYTLPLPDPPIRSRYVIGSSHGWIITADERSELHLLNPITGDQIPLPSVTTIEQVKPVHNNDGVLHKYEFSWYTAEEVYDSPSIYDLGELRDRLFHKAFLSSDPSNGDYYVVLIYTPYHQLSFARAGDDKWTWLPPHIHCSDCIVKDYMFYVSTSDGAIHEFDTSGPTVTQKLVIDEVKDDIFEEIHIVQAPCGDMLQVWTVLDSAEFDGDLSEPEFDAEYYARCSVIIKVYKVDLAAKKLAAISSLGENVIFLGHNPSLCFSADQYPHLKANHIYFTDDSEYLAFRQNCHRFIRVVNFENNSTEEIVSPQLWSNWPAPAWVIPNPRKMNQAPQEPVAELQPGMPGQLPGLGSVRQA, encoded by the exons ATGGAGGCCTGTAGCTTACCACGCGATATCTTGATTGATATATTTGCCACCTTTGAGATCCCTGACCTCGTTCGTGCTGGTTCTGTTTGCTCCTCCTGGCGATCCGTATACACCACCCTGCGCAAGCTTGGGAAGTATAAACAATCCCAGACACCATGCCTGCTCTACACTAGTGAATCTGCCGGTGAGAACGTTGCAGGTCTCTACAGTCTCGCGGAGAACAAGTCTTACACATTGCCTCTCCCAGACCCACCTATTCGTAGTAGATACGTGATCGGTTCCAGCCATGGCTGGATTATCACCGCCGACGAGAGGTCCGAGCTGCATCTCCTCAACCCCATTACAGGTGATCAGATTCCCCTCCCTTCGGTCACCACCATTGAGCAGGTGAAACCTGTTCACAATAACGATGGTGTCCTTCACAAGTACGAGTTCTCATGGTACACTGCAGAAGAGGTTTATGACTCGCCCTCAATCTATGATCTTGGGGAGCTGCGAGACCGTCTCTTCCACAAGGCATTTCTGTCATCGGATCCGTCCAATGGAGACTATTATGTTGTGCTCATCTACACACCATACCACCAACTCTCATTTGCAAGAGCTGGGGATGATAAGTGGACTTGGCTGCCACCACATATTCATTGTTCAGATTGCATCGTTAAGGATTACATGTTCTATGTATCGACTTCAGATGGAGCAATCCACGAGTTTGATACCAGTGGCCCTACAGTAACACAAAAGCTTGTTATAGATGAGGTCAAGGATGACATCTTTGAGGAAATACACATTGTTCAAGCTCCATGCGGTGATATGCTGCAAGTTTGGACGGTTCTGGATTCAGCGGAATTCGATGGTGATCTTTCAGAGCCTGAATTTGATGCCGAGTATTATGCACGCTGTTCCGTTATCATCAAAGTGTATAAAGTGGACTTGGCAGCAAAAAAGCTTGCAGCGATAAGCAGTTTAGGTGAGAATGTGATTTTTCTTGGGCATAACCCATCACTCTGTTTTAGTGCTGACCAATATCCCCATTTGAAGGCTAATCATATCTACTTCACTGATGATTCTGAGTACTTGGCTTTCAGACAGAATTGTCACCGTTTTATAAGAGTTGTCAACTTTGAAAATAACAGTACTGAGGAAATTGTTTCCCCTCAGCTTTGGTCCAACTGGCCAGCCCCTGCGTGGGTTATACCGAATCCTAGAAAGATGAATCAAGCACCACAAG AACCAGTGGCGGAGCTTCAGCCCGGCATGCCCGGGCAGCTGCCCGGGCTCGGCTCCGTGCGGCAGGCGTAG
- the LOC127296486 gene encoding uncharacterized protein: MDVGYSGFDSGPNHVDPDRVFALVASRRPGDLAGYLASIPGATEDAQCRLANSAGLALLDPTLRSSWPPQPDEDSWIQYLAQYARTQALMSSADLFMLDQKKNV; this comes from the exons ATGGAC GTGGGTTACTCCGGTTTCGACTCCGGCCCCAACCATGTCGATCCGGACCGCGTCTTCGCGCTCGTCGCCAGCCGCAGGCCGGGCGACCTCGCCGGCTACCTGGCCTCCATCCCCGGAGCAACCGAGGACGCGCAGTGCCGCCTGGCTAACTCCGCGGGATTAGCTCTCCTCGACCCCACGCTAAG ATCCTCCTGGCCGCCGCAGCCCGACGAGGACTCGTGGATCCAGTATTTGGCGCAGTATGCTCGCACTCAGGCACTTATGAGCAG TGCAGATTTATTTATGTTGGACCAGAAAAAAAATGTTTAG
- the LOC127296488 gene encoding uncharacterized protein, which produces MNQTDSLRLRASSSLESGSPAWPRPPRPSASTAQQRPSSISMGETMSEVITKFAVTSMFMWMAPVAIIYAFYHQIFPGLSQLSSSVQTLASGFLAVISVNIVIGFYIYSAMKETPRQEPQPDATFLANAKASINQPTSSQVCDDSQGKGKVE; this is translated from the exons ATGAACCAAACAGACTCGCTCCGCCTCCGCGCCTCCTCCTCGCTGGAGTCCGGATCTCCCGCGTGGCCGCGGCCTCCTCGCCCCTCGGCGTCCACCGCCCAGCAGCGGCCGAGCAG CATTTCCATGGGAGAAACAATGTCGGAAGTGATAACTAAGTTTGCTGTTACATCGATGTTCATGTGGATGGCCCCAGTTGCAATCATCTATGCTTTTTACCACCAGATTTTTCCAG GTTTGAGTCAGCTGTCATCCTCAGTGCAAACGCTGGCCAGTGGGTTCCTTGCTGTCATATCGGTTAATATTGTGATCGGCTTCTACATATACTCCGCGATGAAGGAGACTCCCCGCCAAGAGCCACAGCCTGATGCAACCTTCTTAGCCAACGCTAAAGCAAGTATTAACCAGCCAACATCTTCTCAAGTGTGTGATGATTCTCAGGGGAAGGGGAAAGTGGAGTAG